A window of the Salvelinus sp. IW2-2015 linkage group LG3, ASM291031v2, whole genome shotgun sequence genome harbors these coding sequences:
- the LOC111950134 gene encoding electron transfer flavoprotein regulatory factor 1 codes for MANPLRSEVRQLYKNLLFLGREYPKGADYFRERLKRAFMKNNDVTDPXEIKKLVDRGEFVIKELEALYYLRKYRAMKKRYYEEELSAVLNIG; via the exons ATGGCCAACCCTCTGAGGAGTGAGGTTAGACAGCTGTACAAGAAC CTCCTGTTTTTGGGACGGGAATACCCCAAAGGAGCAGACTACTTCAGGGAACGTCTGAAGAGAGCCTTTATGAAGAACAATGATGTCACAGACCCTAKGGAGATCAAAAAACTAGTCGATCGTGGGGAATTTGTGATAAAGGAACTGGAGGCCCTGTACTATCTGAGGAAGTACAGAGCCATGAAGAAGCGTTACTACGAAGAAGAATTGTCCGCCGTGCTGAATATAGGCTGA
- the LOC111950120 gene encoding electron transfer flavoprotein regulatory factor 1, which yields MANPLRREVRQLYKNLLYLGREYPQGADYFRERLNSAFMKNKDVTDPKEIRKLVDCGEAVIKELGTLYYLREYRTMKKRFYEEELLGLLNIGRPTD from the exons ATGGCAAACCCTTTGAGGAGAGAGGTTAGACAGCTGTACAAGAAT CTACTGTATCTGGGACGGGAATACCCCCAAGGAGCAGACTACTTCAGGGAGCGTCTGAACAGTGCCTTTATGAAGAACAAAGATGTCACAGACCCTAAGGAGATCAGAAAGCTTGTCGACTGTGGAGAGGCTGTGATTAAGGAACTGGGGACCCTGTACTATCTGAGGGAATATAGAACCATGAAAAAGCGTTTCTACGAAGAAGAATTGTTAGGCCTGCTGAATATAGGCAGACCGACAGACTGA
- the LOC111950114 gene encoding dynein axonemal intermediate chain 7-like — translation MDSFYAFTLLQDSYANMPFHSWELRPLGQDSALLTITARTHNVMLHLLHRIWDNKCMLQSDQERGLNHILGQWMSPSVLQKAMVSTGVNIFVNQYSDKYVTRKRKRTLIEHAVYEQMALLSSAFSWSQWNTQCGQEHLVLQVCEHLDPVQEDSWCVYLLGTRRCQRLMSKEHSEAFSPELDSGSEFHSTFLHMLGDDMSRAGQEQARHSHHLFVDAVHRLLCATRPLTYS, via the exons ATGGACTCGTTCTACGCCTTCACGCTGCTACAGGACTCGTATGCCAACATGCCGTTCCACAGCTGGGAGCTCAGACCACTGGGCCAGGACTCTGCCCTGCTCACCATCACGGCAAGAACTCACAATGTCATGCTCCATCTCCTCCATAGAATCTGG GACAACAAGTGTATGCTCCAGTCAGACCAGGAGAGAGGACTGAACCACATCCTGGGCCAGTGGATGAGTCCCTCTGTACTGCAGAAAGCCATGGTCAGCACGGGGGTCAACATCTTCGTCAACCAATACTCCGACAAATATGTCACCCGTAAACGCAAAAG GACCCTGATAGAACACGCGGTGTATGAACAGATGGCACTGCTCTCCTCTGCCTTCTCCTGGAGCCAGTGGAACACACAGTGTGGCCAGGAGCATCTGGtgctgcag GTGTGTGAGCACCTAGACCCGGTCCAAGAGGACTCGTGGTGTGTGTACCTGCTGGGGACCCGGAGGTGCCAGAGGCTGATGAGCAAGGAACACAGTGAGGCGTTCTCTCCAGAGCTGGACTCCGGCAGTGAGTTCCACTCCACCTTCCTGCACATGCTCGGAGACGACATGTCCCGCGCCGGACAGGAACAGGCGCGACACTCTCACCACCTGTTCGTCGATGCCGTGCATAGACTGCTGTGTGCCACACGGCCTCTCACATACTCCTGA